In the Balaenoptera musculus isolate JJ_BM4_2016_0621 chromosome 2, mBalMus1.pri.v3, whole genome shotgun sequence genome, GATGCTATCTACTGGGGAAAACGTCTATGCATGTAGGGTACATTGTCTTCCGTCCTGGCAGCAGATGGACTGCAGGTGAAAACACTCATCATTTAGAAAGTAGGTTAGTTATTTCATTAGTGGTACTTGAGAAAGTCCCATTTATGCCAAACCAGCAGCACccctaaataaacaaaactttaaatttaCAGCATGACGTGTAACGTACAAAAGTTTTTGAGCAACTGGTTTCCCGCAGACACAGATGTCAGCATCTGCTGTCAGTTCCAGCTCACATGGGAGAGAGTCACAAGTGTTCTTACCAATAGCTACTCCTGAACGGAGCTGCTACTTTCtgtatattttcaataaaatcatTTACATCTGTAACAAGGATGCCACTGTTTTCAAAGACTTCTCTGGAGACAACAGGCTTttctgtaaaaggaaaaataacttttggTGAAAAAAttcattagtattttttaaaagtagcaaaatcccttttattgaaaaaaaaaagactcatacaCGTGAAGGGAAAAGCAAGCCTGTTTCGAGTGAGGAATGAGGTTGGAGCTCTAGGACCAGCCCCCTccatgggtgggagggagggagttgaaACCAGGAGCTGAAACCACTGAtgggcattcattcattcctggagtacttttttaaaagcttagaTGGTTATACTTAACAGATCTAGtacacgtttttttttttctattaacagGACAAAACCCACAATACCTGCTGCCCCAGCCTCGTGTGCGTTTATTCCTGGCCGCCAATGACTCCACTTGGAAGGACGTTTCTAGAGTGGACCTACTGGGCGTTAACTGGTTGATGAAAATTAGAACTAAGGCTATGAATTTACCTGTAAGGAAGACGGCAAACCTGGCATGGACATGCTGAATTTGCAGGTTTAGCagacatttcaggtgctcagctTTTGTTGATGATCGGGAGTCACACTGGTGATAATGAAGCAGCTCAATGATATTTGCACTctgatacgatttcaatattAAGTTCTTTTTATGTGCAATTGAATCCACtctgaaaaatacacaaaaatgttaaatttagaTAAGTCTAAGTTTGTGAAAGattttctgtatcttaattttCAGTTGCTTTATTCCTAGACTTTTTCTGGCCTTCACTATACTTAGTCAaactccttttcccttctttgttcttctgtacGACAAACTTGGCTTCCCAGACGTCACCGTCCTGTCGAGTTCCCTCAAAACATTCCGAGTGTACTTACTCCTCGCTCCGTCAGGAGGGACAGCACACGGCCGTCGAACGCTGCTTCCAGCCATGTGGCTGGCAAGCCTGCCGCTCATTCCCAGCGGGCCCCTTCCTGCATCCTGTCTCGTACAGCAGTGCTTCCCGGGCTTTGTCTCTCCAAAACCAGTCTACTTCTTTTTGGTTAGATAGTCACCAACTTCATTAAGATCATCTAACAGCTAGAATTTTCTCACCTCACTTTAAATcttgtttctaccttttattcTTCCTTCTAGAGGAAAATGTTCCATCCTGCAGCCCCTCCAGCACTCACACCCTCGCTCCTGCTTGCTGGAGAAAACCCAAAGCCTGCGTATTCCCATAGCTCTAGTCACACCATGAACTGCGTCACGATGATGAATTTCTTCCCAGGCTTTATCCTTCATACATGTAAATTTATATGCCTGGCATCATACTGTACATAGTTTATCACTGTGAACAGAAATTTTTTATATGCTTCTAGTTACTATTTTACACTATGTGTGgcattattttgcatatttaaataattatgtatCTATTTAGTCCTGTATTTGCCTAGAGATGAATTAGAGGATGGTTTTGTAGCTACTGATAACCACGCatggtttttgttctgttttgttttagttttggacaatttctccccacctccaaggGCAAAAGGATATGATAAGTTTTCTGAAAAGTTCTCACTATTCGAGACTGGCCTGATTTGAAGAGATTCCAGTGACATAAGTGTCTCTGTTTACGCAAAGTCCTACGCATGCTGAATTAATTTACACTGACCGATCTTAACAGGCGTGCTGTGCCACCTCAGCTTTCATCTGCTTCTGTACTTACTCCTGAAGTTGAACCTTCCCTCTGAAGTGCTGTTAACTAAGCCCTGTGAGGGCCCCTTGGAGCCCTTCCTCCCTGACAGTCTCAGCTCTCGGTTCcgctccctcttttcctcctgtACGAGTTCCTCTCCTAAGTGCAAGCCTTTCCCCAACTGCTATTCTCAGCCATCTTTCGAGATCCCGTGCACATCCACGATTTCAGTTGTCTTCCTCTGGAGAAAGCAGTGTGGTCAAACAGAAGGTAACTGTCAGGTCGGAGACGAACATTCCGCGTCAAAGCCCAGCTTCCTGACTTCCTCCTTGTCTGCCTGGGTCAGGTCTGGCATCCTCTGTGCCTCAACTTCCACATCATTAAAGTGGGTTTGTACTGTCTACTTCTTATGTGTGAACTTATTAGGACAGTCCTGTGACAGATGACCTGTCCCATCTACAGACTCCCCCAGTCCACCTCTGCGTTCCCACACTCCCTTTCCGTCTCATTACAACCTGCAGGCCCATCTTTGATATGGAAGGGCCTCCCGCAGGCCCCAAGTCTCTTCATTTAAGGAGGTCTGCCAGTTTCTAGTCTATTAAGAGTTAAATTAAGGCTACATGCTGGTCTCAATGTTTCTGTCCTTATAACTGGAGCAACctaatttatgaataaatatcCAAAAACCCAtaggtgaatttattttttttacattttaggaTTCCTGTGTGTGTCTGACTTGGTCACTGTTGGTCTGGAGAAGGCAACTCAGACTCTGGATTATGGTCACAACACAGCTTCCTGCACTGAAAGCCTtgctataaaaacaaaacccGAAAAACAGTTCACAGACCTAAACACTGCCTTCAGTGATATAGATGATTTGTGTTCTTGCAAACTGACCTTGTGGCAACACTTGGACGACACTGGTCCAGAGCTCAGGGAGCCTTTCTGGGTGAACCTGGGTGTTTCCACCCTCCCCCATACCCAGGCCTTACATTCCATAAAGGTCTCACCTCACATcttcttttagctttttattttccctgtagTGAAGCAACCACTTCCATCTTCCATTTCCATTTAGTTTCTCCAGGATTTTGACAATTTCCTTCAGTTGTACTACAGAATAGAACAAGTTTGACAAGAGAAGATGATGTATTTTAGGGTTTTTGGCTTGTCTAGTCAAAGCCCAGGGATGATTATTTGTGAGAATAAGGCCCCATGTTTGAGTGTTGACCATCACTGCCACTCCTGTAGCTGGGCAGGAAGGATGCTGTACCGCACTTTAACCCGTGGTCCCTCAACCCAGCCCCACCTTCTCACACTAGCAGGAGAGAGGAGCACTGCAGTCATTAGCAGTTAAAAACTCTGAGTGTATATAAATCTATGGATGGAACAAAAGTGGGGTCCTGTTGCAATAGAGATAAGATAGTTCTAGGCTTCTAAATACAGAATCTACAAATATTTCCAATTCCACTTTCCATGCAACAACATTCATGCTTGTTAAGGTACGTCCTCCTCTTCGTCCTTCAATGGACAAGTGGTATCCATATTTACTTCTAATGTGCTATCAGAGCTGGGCAGGTTTTGATTGTACATAAAGTATCTGCCCTGTGCTCTAACATTCTTTGATGTCAAATTCAGTGCCCTGagagaaattatttatatatgaGTGTTTAAGCAGATAACTGAGAAGACTTCCAGTAGCCATCTTTTAGATATCCATGATACTGACAAAATGGTAGGGGCGATGGCAACAGAAATGGAGGAAAGAGGGCTGATTCTAAACAAATATGTAGCTGACTTGATTTGGCAAAGGGAGGAATTGAATATAACAAACTCTCAAATGTGTATGAGTAGTTTAGCCACATTACTGAGAGGTTTGGTGGTGAAGGTAATCGGTTAATACAAAAGAGGTCAAGAGCAAAGTGCTTATTTAGCACAGCATATGACAGAAATTAAGCCCTCAACAGATGGTGACATATTATTTTGAGTTGATGCTaatttctttttgatgaaataatatttgaatcaCTGGGCAAGGAGAAGCTGATTTGACtagatgagaaaggaaaatgagagaCAAACCTAATGTTAAAGTTTCTAGTATTTTGTCATCTGACACCACAAAGCCTCCTGTCCGGAACAGCTCTTGGTAGGTGTAATCGAGGACGTCTTCAGGGCTGTCGACTCCGGCAAAGATGACACTGGGAAAGTGCTTCAGCTTCAGCAGAGAAGGAATCTGAAACATAAAAAGGTCCCCTGGTGAAGACAGGTTCATTGGGTCACTTTTGTCACTTCCATCCAAGGGTGTCCAAACTCAGGAACAGCTGGGAAATACCTTTAACCTTGATGACTGACTGGTAATTCTGTCAGTTAATAAGGAATTTTAACTCCATCAGCAATGCTGCAAACTCATTAAGATTAGTTAATTACAAAGTGGTCTCTCAACTCCAAAGGTGGGAGATGGAGTGAGGGGAGAACACCTGAGGTTTGGGACCTGTAATCAGGCAGGTGGCAAGCTCACCACCACCCTAGTCTCCCGCTTCACGTGGCATCCGTGCTGTGGGTTCAGTTCCTGCCTCCTGACGCAGGACCGTATGCCCAGGCCGAGCCTCGATGTCGGAGCTTTTTGGGACAAgcaattacttttatttaactGATAGGTAAATATGGTAACAAAGAGTTAAGAAAATTTTCACAAGTCCTTTTAAAGCAAGATTTATTACTGTTAGACATCAACAGATGCAGATTTATATTTCAGGTGAGAAAATTTTACCAGTCTCTTTTCATCGAAGTTCTCCCTTAGTCACTATGAAAATATTCTTAACTCTGAGACATAATTTGCCTTATGAATACCTTGGTAAATTACAACATTAGTATCAGTAGTACAGTATCTCAACCCCATTATCTTCCCACTTAGATTCAGTGGTATTGTGTTTTAACTTCTTCCCTAAATAAAAAGGCAGTGATGAGCCTGATAATTATAGAATAACATAAAATGCCCAGAATACATTTCTCTGTAAGAAAGTTACTTCCAAACCTACCTGATGCAAATGTGATGATATATCTTCATTTCTGATGATGACTATGAGCGTATCTTTCTCTCTGTGAAATGCTTGACAGAAATGCTGAGGTTCAATTTCTGTGTGGCCTCCTTTCCTTAGAATATGCTGAAAGATTTACAAATAgacattatttaaaaaaggaTACTTGCACAGAACTACTTTTACAGTTTACTAAAAATATCAAAGACCACATCCTGTTTACTAAATTATGTTCTAATAAGGCAACATAAATGGCAGTTTACCTTATTACCAGATGAGCTTTCACATATAAAATGACTCCTGGGTATCACTGACAACTGGatttagaagtttattttaaaggcaaAGCACTTCGTAATGAATCTTTCATGTTCATAAAGTATCAAAGGTGGATTCTTCTGAAACATCAGACTAATATACATACATGAATCTCACCCTCTTCAAGGGAGTTACCTTGGGGAGGcagatatttactttaaaaatgccaTCTCCAGTCAAAATGTTTCTACGACTTTTGACAATACCCATGATGCCTATGCATTACTTTGAGTATCGTTAACAAGGACGGATTCTGGAAGCTGGCAGTGGCTTGGACCCAGGCTTCGAAGAGTGGCGGGAGCCGGGTGTTACACTGTGCCTGGTTATGGGGCGCGGCTGTGTTCCACAGAGCAGTTCTGCAATAAGCCTCATTGGGAGGATAAGTTCGTGCAGTTAAAGAAATTCCTTAACCTTGTCCTCTGTGATTTTGACATTGTTTCTATCTGAAGGATTCTGGAGGTTTATCAAAAACACTGACCATcacttgttatttcctttctaaaataaGGAAAGGACTTTCCTTATTAGGAAAGTCCtaataaggaaaataaggaaataaggacTGACTTTGGTCAGTCTCCCCCCCCCAGATCTCAGGACAACTCAAATTTTGACTTCAAGTTTTCACTCAAAATGTATGGCAATGCTAACACAACacagtgaatcaactatactccaataaaaatttaaaaataaaatgagaaaaaaagtatgGTGATGTATTTTCAAAGACATTCCTACAGACAAGATATCTTTTAACAAAGAGCtccttaaaatatctaaatataaatCCTTATAAATCCTCACCTATTTTACTAATAAACGATTTGAATTAATACATTTTCTGATAGGTTCAACATTTTCATCAGCTCCTGTGGAATTCTGGGCCATCTTGTCACACCCTGTCACACCCTGAATCACCTTACGAGTAAACGGCCTGATACCCATCACTGGTGAATGCTCCAGGACAGACGGATTCTCCACCATAGCTTtctgagctttttaaaaacactttgctCTTGATCACACTTTATTCTCAAATGTACTTTATATATGTCCACTTTCTCACTTGAAGTTTAGTTTTAAAGGTGCACACAATTTGTTATTTTCCGTTGTAAATAGTGGTCACATGATAAAATATTACCATGAAATGATACATTCACTACTGAAACAAGCATGTTATCTAGAAGTGTTCCTACGATAAATAAACTATCATCGCTGTGACTGCTCCCGTATGAAAACCAGCATCACCTGTGCTCTGTAAAAGACATGAGAACTAAGATAGTGCATTGTTGCTTTTGAGATGGAAGCAAAAAGAAATCAAGTATTTTGCTCAATGTGGCAAAACAAGGACATGGCCATGGTGCTAACTCAGTCGATCCCTGACTTATTTCAGCACAGGTCAGGGTGTGGCGTATCAGTCAGAGAAAATCAACTTTAATTcaaggttaaaataaataatttccagGTTACTTTTGGAGGCTAAGCACCTTCCAAAGACTGAAGGCCacttaatgctttattttttcaactaAAATCTTACCAAAATGGCACAGAAATTGCAACAAAGAcaatggggaggggggcgggcggAGGGCAGACCAGACATGGCAGTCATTTGTGAAGAACCTTCGACAACAAAAGGATCCTTAATTctacaaatttggaaaataagtatttaaaaatcatattaagtgATACAAAGCAGGAGCCATCAGCCGCCTCACAGGAGAACGTACTGCTGACTCCGGCGACACTGGGAAGCCTCGCGTTGAGGCCGGTTGCCTCGCTTTTCTAATCCACACTGTGCTGTGGTGGAGGGACCACTCTCTGTCAAGTGCAAACATGCTGCTCCTCATCGTTCAGAAACACTTCTCGGTGCCCTGCAGGGACCTCAGGAGAGTCCAAGTGCCCCCGCGTGACGTCCACGTGGCCCTTTTACCCCTGATGGTGATGGCCGTGCCCCCGGGTGCCCCCCACCCTTCAGGAAGCCTCCTCAGGCCCCATGCTTTCCCCCGGGCGGCGCTGATCCTCGACCCGCAGGTGCCTGCTGACTGCGACGTCCACACTGACCGATGCAGGGCAGGGCCCGCCAGGAGGCCAGCGCGCGGTCTGGGGCCTCGCGCTCCTCTGCAGCGGCCCCGGCATCTACACACCGCGCACCCGTCATGGCGACCGTCACGCTCGTCACTCAGCCCAGACGTTGCAAACATCTGCAGGCGCTCTGTGCTCCTCAGCAGCTTGGCGCTGGCAGGGGTCTCCTGGGACATGACATCCCGGGGCAGCCACCCCGACTTAACCAAGGACTTAGCACGAGGGCTGACACGCGTGGACCTGAAACAAATCTCGTCGGGCGTCGGGACCCGAACTCTTACTGGTCTACCGTCCACACCTGGTGAGAGGCCGGCATCCCCTCCTGAAGGAGAACGTCCCTGGGCCCCCGACCAGGTCTGCCACCCTCAGAACGACATCTTCGCACCTGCTCCGCCACACCTGCCACAGCTGCACAGGTATCTTTACCATGTTTCTCACGTCCCGTTAGACCGTGAGGATCAGGAGAGGCAACGTTCCCCTCACCCGTGCACGCGGGGCTCCAACACGCACACCTGAGAAGGACCCTGGATCCCCCTCACTCTCCACACTAGTGGAGGAACAcaggtaagttttttttaaagctgaattttACCTTtggcctgtgtgtgtatgtacaattGAATATGCCTCCACTGGTACTGTTTTATGAAAAGAACTCACTGCACTAACTCTGGAAAATCATACAAATCTTCAAATATAGTACAAACGGCAGATCCCTGTGGCCAAACCTTTAGTCTGCAGCGAAAGACTGAGCTGAGAAACTGAAACACCACTTCATATCATGGCTTCTTTCTGAAGCTGAGAATCCTGTATTACTTACAAAAAACTTAGACGGcaatcaaaataatataaactgTAAGAAACATGTGGCACTTTACCTTTGTTCTTGCAAAGAAGGACTTGTCCTCTGTCTCCACGAGGTGGAAGAGGAAGGTCCTGGTACAAGCCTCCTTCATGACCCTCTCCAGTTTGACGTGCAGACTGGTGCACAGGTCTGCGACCATGTCCTCGTAGGAGGCTGGCCGAGGGACAGAGGGGCACAGCTCTCGGGGTTCGGCTTCTCCAGGAGCAGCGTGGGGCTCTTTCTCCTGGAAGATGGCCTGGTGGCTGTTCTTCATCACCTTGTTGAATTCGGCGTATTCGTTGAGAATGAGGGAAATGTCATTCCGGGACTCTTTCAACGTACTGTTATATTTCAGTTTGTTGAGGTGGAATGAAACAGTCGAATTTCGTTCAGAGTTTGTGAGATGATTTCTATCGTGGCCACACCTCTTCCTCCAGAAGAAGGAGGAACGGTCCACACAGCTGGGTGTCTGCCCTCTCGCCTGCTGACCGTGGTGTCTGGGGTCTGAGTGCACAACTGTCACCATGAGGGGACTCCTGCTGCgggaggcaggaggcagcccCGGGGACTCGGGCACTTTTGTCGCAGGGAAAGCCCCCATGGCGCCCTGGAGAGGGGGCTCCTTAGGAAAGACGGCGGTGGAAGGGGCGGAACACGGAGCATCTCCCGTCTTCACAATTTGTTTTAGTTTATGTGCAAAACGCAGATACTCCAGATCTAAAGTGTTCTGGGTGAGGTCGTCTGCCACCTGCCAAGTGTCCGTCCAGGAGCTGCGCAAGCCGCCCTTGGCCGTGACGCCGGGGTGCCTCCACAGGCTGTGCAGGGTTCTTGTGGTGTCTCTCAGCTCTTTAGTGACAGTGAAGTTAGCGTAGGTCCTGGGGATCCCACGGAGATCTCGGATTTGGACGTAACAGGGCACACACTTATCTTCCTTCTTTAATCCCACGGGCCAGCTTCTGGGAGGAATGCCCGTCTCCAGCCCTGGAACCTGGCTCGAGTAGCCCCAGTCATCATGATCGCTATTGTTTAGGTTCAGGAAAGAGTCAAAACCATCTTTGGAAGTACGTTCTTTTTTCTCGGTGTGACTACATCGCAAAGTACAGGACTCTTCCGTATCTAATCTGGGGTTTCCACACTCACCAAAAGAGTCTTGATCtgagtctccagaaagtggttcATAATGGATGTCAGAGTTCACACTGATATCCATGCCTCCACCTCGGGTCACAGCGCTCCCCTCAGCCCTCAGCCCCTCATCAGCACTCTTATCTTCCACCTGCTCTTCAAAGACCCCACAAACAAGAGGGGCACAAGATTTGGGAACAAAGGAAGCAGAAGGCTCTGTATCGATAGTCTCACCGGTTGCTGCTGCGTTCTGGTAAGAATCAGCATGTAAATACACGGGGAAAAGCCCACCATTCAGCAGACCTCTTGCTGCACACGGTGACCCATCTTGCAGCATGTGGGCCGGTTTGTGTCTGCCTTCTGAAGAGGTGATGTGCAGCGGAGAGCCGACACCTCCTAGATCTATAGCTCTTTCACATAACTCAGCTCCAGTTCCATTATTCTTGAGCAGACCGGCCATTCTGACGACCGAGATTTCCTGTGTTTGAAACTCCATCCCTGCATTGCTGGGTCCTGCCCTGTGGGTTAGGGCGGCCCCTCCCGAGGAGAGGGTGGGCTTGGGGAGCTCCAGGTACCCGCGGGCCTGCACAGCCTCAGCTCCGTCAACTGGGTCAAAGCGCAAGGACTTAACCAGGATGTAACAGTGTTCATCTGTTTTCAAATCACTGCTCGAGACATTTTCCTTAAGGCTTTTAGGGCTGGTCTGCTGTTTTAATGACACATTCACACCACTTGGTGTGGTTGTAGAAACAAACGTGTCGGCAAAAGACTTATTTTCAAGGATCTTCTGAGGACTAAACGGAGGCTCACTGGTCTCCACGACAAGATGACTTAGGTGGGGATTTCTGTTCTCTACATTCATTGGCTGCAGTGGATTTCTTGATGTTACCAGGTTTTCTAGAGAATCTCTGCATGTGGCAGCTGAGGCAGGCTGGTTTAACTCTGCATCATGGCGTGGCACCTTTTCTGAGAAAGAGAAACCCTCACCACACTCACTTGGGACAATTTCCTCAGTGACTTCACCAGGAAGGGTTAAAAATCTATCTTTTCTTCCTGGGTGATTTTTTAGTATTAGAGGCATTTCAGCAGAAAGCTGCATTTGTTGTATCTGAGTTAAGTTATCTTGTCCCACTGGATGGGTGGGACCaacaaaagaattttctttttctgttatggCCAAATCTACTGACTCAACCTGGGAGGATCTGTCACTTTTCTCACAGTGTGCATCACAGAGTTTAAAACTACTTGGAGATACAGCCCGAGCTGGTTGCACTTCTTCACCCGGTACCTGGCAGTCAGGGCTAGAAGCTGGTGACACTTCTTCAATTAAAGAACCGAAGGGGAAGTCTGAAGCAACATGAACTTCCTCCGCAACCTCAAGGGCACAGGTTTCTTTAGAAAGTATGAAAGCCACTGTCTGTAACTTATCACCTTTTCTCTCACTTTCTAGTGGTTTCATTGACGTGTGACGAGCAGAGTTCACGTCAGGCACCTCTTCAGGCTCAATTATTTCTTCCGCTGTCTCCTGAAGCTCTAAGCAGGGTAACGGGGCCTCCTGCTGCTGCTCCATTTCACCAGCGGGTGCTTCTTCCCTGGGACTCGTGGGCGGTGATATGGTGAGAGTGAGGTCAAGGTCAGAATCCTCCTCTGATAACTCGAGGCTGACTTCCTCTCTATTCACAGATAGGCTGGTTTGTTTGGTAAATGCAGAATTAAATGATTCAAAACTCATATTTTCACTGTTTAGACCACTCTTGTCATTCTTTAGTTCTGAAGAGCCATCCGAAGCATTCCTCATTGATGGGATGCAGTCAAGTGAATCCTTTTCTTCCAAGGGGGCAGAGGCTGACGATGAGACTACTTCTTCAAGCTGGGACGGCTCTACAATCTCTTCCGAAGAGATGCTAAAGAGACTCTGAGTCGACAGAAGACATTCTTGAGAGACCTTCATTTCTTCTCTGGGTAACAAATAATTAGAACTTTTAACCAGTGATAATGCCTCTGTTACCAGGGAATTATCAGATGGCGATGGTGAGCCTGCAACAGCCTGTCCTTTCTGTAATGAACACATTTCTTTAGCAAGTGTCTCTCTACTCACTGAGGAGGCACAAAGGTACTTAGCGCCTTGTTGTCCTGACATTGCCAGAGAGGGAATGTCCCTAAGACCCTGTGTCTGTGCCTTTTCAAATGCGGACACAGGATGTCTAAGGCTTGTAGCAGGTGATACTTGTTTAATCAACTCCACATTAAAGGTTGTAGGTTtatcagctctatttacaacttCTGTCTGTATTGGTGCATaggcatttttttcaaaagtgagTGTAACCGGTTCCAGATTAATCATTACATACCCCATATCATCCTTCCCTTCCAACGATGGCTGACATTCTTTGTTTATGGGGCTGCTATGCTGGATAAGGCCCTGCAAAGCACctgtttttgtttgcatttttgcaTGAAAAACATCAACTTTGCTTTCAAGGGTGC is a window encoding:
- the TASOR2 gene encoding protein TASOR 2 isoform X1, with the protein product MFLPFRPIIYDISREQDYVKNSGGILGENELRPPSQLHSLLEKTETGFISEKIFETVSLSSDSLFQSAVSILHTSYLDSASEHGFQYSQVTLVKNDIFLNEYKTFYQEKKASNYTHEELQETYGFLLFETENQAKLVCQRGLCVGSSAITTLGDPGKGVYISKYSDYLHARPWYHGKSGYVVIFNLIKGKVKFVSENYTTNYTSPSSGYDCHVAANTNKVSHKTSHFRTFELSQYYLYELSGSTVIERPRQICPYMIVAFQYREPKKMAAPAHNHKSVLELKENVLISPWKGKLIIQDCLLCDITLWSSYGTVVPKQLPHELDFKYVMKVSSLKKRLPEAAFRKQNYMEHKVCCQDMCFNMYEVELSNKQGEKVDKLTEYIKREQLAIIKCLEDREFFILLTSSALMSEASFGEEQMGLHGLHLFHSSLSAGLKDLKVEDDISLKVVPILPALNCALLEAKKSFSEKGICLNTLVKHNFQELYKVDKSSSLTAASQDGIKETAFFGKVSSGFDLTPPAEKCPLQSLTQLRSYISDPNGYILEVSTVLDLLAECPQSPCISDGICDVGFSLVMTPDPEFHDSEAEVRKETETQKNSEEMFKARQGALVPLSPASNLRVQPKRKASTLPVVQSKRVNLCRPFPKRTSAGANKGPDSPTTLKLVKGQFPQKRKRGAEVLTAQFVQTTKLDRKNQEAPISKDVPVSTNAKRARKRETSPVKTVPRAKPPVKKSPQKQRVNIVKGNQNPRIRKQPQPAKGETSSQLQSEISDGQEDVISISTAQPENITVAPKDPPENSIVNCDSQALNMLADLALSAATSTTPSSEPRNFPCSSELPQNDVLLSKEHSLRGTSDHEYHRVVKSQKGGPLSKPSSDKSNLTSDPTVSQEDESLVPGIQAPAEVQSALPEETLESSDASQSSFVAVEHSYALLLAEHSKKHLQQRGAPGPAFAKNGTKGPEAGTPVGKVMPFRHQQITSPLQKLSEAPALRRRSRLLPSSLQDFCRSHTVFSCDGSFKVTFKCEADYVFSLDSKYTNNPLEKTVIRALHGPWNTDLPDNVEEVKLLLHMWVALFYSNQNKVIRSSRKVVEHSNPAKYVSINSTLESFEFSEIEESSGVERCSVDPLLETNEAPRGPTAEVSFPDTDPLLPFMKPPPVRGLELWVQNEQKEMFATAGHPETPESQNFIYSCNNEIIGGKAKQESSDKLETSNLVLSSIGSTQTNGSSIPAEDKTFEPLDSTQVTSYNDTVTQSTFARTYDGISSPSMICQKSVYSTLESKVDVFHAKMQTKTGALQGLIQHSSPINKECQPSLEGKDDMGYVMINLEPVTLTFEKNAYAPIQTEVVNRADKPTTFNVELIKQVSPATSLRHPVSAFEKAQTQGLRDIPSLAMSGQQGAKYLCASSVSRETLAKEMCSLQKGQAVAGSPSPSDNSLVTEALSLVKSSNYLLPREEMKVSQECLLSTQSLFSISSEEIVEPSQLEEVVSSSASAPLEEKDSLDCIPSMRNASDGSSELKNDKSGLNSENMSFESFNSAFTKQTSLSVNREEVSLELSEEDSDLDLTLTISPPTSPREEAPAGEMEQQQEAPLPCLELQETAEEIIEPEEVPDVNSARHTSMKPLESERKGDKLQTVAFILSKETCALEVAEEVHVASDFPFGSLIEEVSPASSPDCQVPGEEVQPARAVSPSSFKLCDAHCEKSDRSSQVESVDLAITEKENSFVGPTHPVGQDNLTQIQQMQLSAEMPLILKNHPGRKDRFLTLPGEVTEEIVPSECGEGFSFSEKVPRHDAELNQPASAATCRDSLENLVTSRNPLQPMNVENRNPHLSHLVVETSEPPFSPQKILENKSFADTFVSTTTPSGVNVSLKQQTSPKSLKENVSSSDLKTDEHCYILVKSLRFDPVDGAEAVQARGYLELPKPTLSSGGAALTHRAGPSNAGMEFQTQEISVVRMAGLLKNNGTGAELCERAIDLGGVGSPLHITSSEGRHKPAHMLQDGSPCAARGLLNGGLFPVYLHADSYQNAAATGETIDTEPSASFVPKSCAPLVCGVFEEQVEDKSADEGLRAEGSAVTRGGGMDISVNSDIHYEPLSGDSDQDSFGECGNPRLDTEESCTLRCSHTEKKERTSKDGFDSFLNLNNSDHDDWGYSSQVPGLETGIPPRSWPVGLKKEDKCVPCYVQIRDLRGIPRTYANFTVTKELRDTTRTLHSLWRHPGVTAKGGLRSSWTDTWQVADDLTQNTLDLEYLRFAHKLKQIVKTGDAPCSAPSTAVFPKEPPLQGAMGAFPATKVPESPGLPPASRSRSPLMVTVVHSDPRHHGQQARGQTPSCVDRSSFFWRKRCGHDRNHLTNSERNSTVSFHLNKLKYNSTLKESRNDISLILNEYAEFNKVMKNSHQAIFQEKEPHAAPGEAEPRELCPSVPRPASYEDMVADLCTSLHVKLERVMKEACTRTFLFHLVETEDKSFFARTKHILRKGGHTEIEPQHFCQAFHREKDTLIVIIRNEDISSHLHQIPSLLKLKHFPSVIFAGVDSPEDVLDYTYQELFRTGGFVVSDDKILETLTLVQLKEIVKILEKLNGNGRWKWLLHYRENKKLKEDVRVDSIAHKKNLILKSYQSANIIELLHYHQCDSRSSTKAEHLKCLLNLQIQHVHARFAVFLTGKFIALVLIFINQLTPSRSTLETSFQVESLAARNKRTRGWGSRYCGFCPVNRKKKTCTRSVKYNHLSF